The Mustela nigripes isolate SB6536 chromosome 4, MUSNIG.SB6536, whole genome shotgun sequence genome includes a window with the following:
- the TEX47 gene encoding testis-expressed protein 47 translates to MTFPGHIRKPNKRAFPVESPLMPQIPRGNFLHLQEEKQRLQLKKFLLHRMFLVAELTANTEKKDIADYYEQVFQSILKHHLGETVTGFLLVYPTSILHILESSSGTLYRILLDYLSHQKSETEFFIRGMRIIVVSHNIPTRLFMQWHISVIKVPVMYLDDVTQTQSVEEVITEFLTQTHKLALHLLKTVKVGAKGPGDNLHQLAPELLIPEQIIKYLYKSEEFMDPETFINTYNKPIHVTLDSEVIWPAPTYF, encoded by the coding sequence ATGACTTTCCCAGGCCATATCAGAAAGCCCAACAAAAGGGCTTTTCCAGTGGAATCTCCTCTAATGCCACAAATTCCACGTGGCAATTTCTTACATCTTCAGGAGGAGAAACAAAGACTACAGCTAAAGAAATTCCTTCTTCATAGGATGTTTCTAGTGGCCGAGCTAAcagcaaacacagaaaaaaaagatatcGCTGACTACTATGAACAAGTGTTTCAGTCAATTTTAAAACATCACCTAGGAGAAACAGTGACAGGGTTTTTGCTGGTATATCCTACTTCTATTCTGCATATCCTTGAGAGCTCCAGCGGTACACTTTATCGAATTCTTTTAGATTATCTGAGTCATCAAAAGAGTGAAACAGAATTCTTTATCCGAGGGATGAGAATTATCGTTGTGTCCCATAACATCCCAACCAGGCTCTTCATGCAATGGCATATTTCAGTAATAAAAGTTCCAGTCATGTATCTCGATGATGTGACACAGACACAATCCGTGGAAGAGGTCATCACAGAATTTCTCACTCAGACTCATAAACTGGCACTCCATCTTTTAAAGACAGTTAAAGTGGGTGCTAAAGGACCGGGAGATAATCTGCACCAACTTGCACCTGAACTGCTCATCCcagaacaaataataaagtaCTTATACAAATCTGAAGAATTCATGGATCCAGAAACTTTCATAAACACATATAACAAACCCATACATGTCACTTTGGATTCCGAGGTGATATGGCCTGCTCCGACTTATTTCTAA